One Peribacillus simplex NBRC 15720 = DSM 1321 genomic region harbors:
- a CDS encoding thiolase family protein gives MNEVVIVAGARTAVGSFGKSLRNVKATELGRQVLEGLMDNSGLDKEKVNEVIFGHGYVHGGGLNSARISSQMACFPHSVPGHVVIKACGSGLKAITNAAVTIAAGQEDVIIAGGVESMSNVPYIVKNRWGGKFGNVTMEDALLADGLICSLGNEHMAITAERLAEKYGIRREEQDQFAYQSHKKAWKAMVEGRFDREIISLKIKDRKGLQIFNHDEGVREDIHLDQLASLPAVFKNEGTITAGNACPMNDGAAAVLLMSKQQAEEKGLKPLLKIKAFASAGVEPGVMGIGPVPATRKALAKAGLSLEDIGLIELNEAFAAQALAVIKELDLNQDIVNVNGGAIALGHPVGATGAKLTVTLMHEMLRSQVKYGMVTLCMAGGMGLSVIYENMCI, from the coding sequence ATGAATGAGGTTGTCATCGTTGCTGGAGCGCGAACTGCAGTTGGATCCTTTGGCAAATCACTACGGAATGTTAAAGCTACCGAATTGGGCCGTCAAGTATTGGAAGGTTTAATGGATAATTCTGGGTTAGATAAAGAAAAGGTAAATGAAGTGATTTTCGGACATGGCTATGTCCACGGAGGCGGACTAAACTCGGCCCGAATTTCGTCGCAGATGGCATGTTTCCCACACAGTGTCCCAGGCCACGTTGTAATCAAAGCATGTGGATCAGGTTTAAAGGCCATTACCAACGCCGCTGTAACTATCGCTGCTGGTCAAGAAGACGTAATCATTGCCGGCGGAGTGGAGAGCATGAGCAATGTGCCTTATATCGTGAAAAATAGATGGGGCGGTAAATTTGGAAACGTAACGATGGAGGATGCTCTGCTGGCAGATGGATTAATATGTTCCTTGGGAAATGAGCATATGGCAATAACTGCCGAGCGCTTGGCTGAAAAATACGGTATCCGTCGTGAAGAACAGGATCAATTTGCTTATCAAAGCCACAAGAAGGCATGGAAAGCTATGGTAGAGGGTCGCTTTGATAGAGAAATTATTTCGCTTAAAATCAAGGATCGAAAAGGACTTCAAATCTTCAACCATGACGAAGGGGTACGCGAGGACATTCATCTAGATCAACTAGCCAGTCTTCCAGCAGTATTCAAAAATGAAGGAACCATTACGGCAGGAAATGCCTGTCCTATGAATGATGGAGCTGCAGCTGTACTATTAATGTCCAAGCAGCAAGCAGAAGAAAAGGGATTAAAACCGCTCTTGAAAATAAAGGCTTTCGCCAGTGCAGGAGTTGAACCTGGAGTTATGGGGATTGGACCCGTACCAGCGACTCGAAAGGCATTGGCAAAAGCAGGTCTATCGTTAGAGGATATCGGACTGATTGAACTTAATGAAGCCTTTGCTGCCCAAGCACTTGCAGTGATCAAGGAGTTAGATTTGAATCAGGATATTGTCAATGTCAATGGAGGGGCAATTGCACTTGGTCACCCTGTAGGAGCAACAGGTGCAAAATTGACAGTCACACTGATGCATGAAATGTTGCGTTCACAAGTTAAGTACGGAATGGTAACGTTGTGTATGGCAGGTGGAATGGGACTTTCAGTAATCTATGAGAATATGTGTATTTAA
- a CDS encoding peptidase — protein sequence MPDIKKRINQWIEDHREEGTNLLQKMVQAPSTQGNEAGAQAIVAQKLQEMGLQIDSWEPDGGELKKHSYFYSPRSEFSNSPNVVGIMKGTGGGRSIILNGHIDVVPDGDRDQWDDDPYSGAIKNGRMFGRGVTDMKGGNVSLILAMQALKENGIQLKGDVIFQSVIEEESGGAGTLAAVLRGYKADAALIPEPTNMRIFPKQQGSMWFRIHVKGRSAHGGTRYEGVSAIEKSMTVINHIRALEDKRNARISDPLYQNTPIPIPINLGVIEGGNWPSSVPDLVKIEGRMGVAPEETMEQAKDEMAAWLLQLGEVDQWFKENPPVLEWFGARWVPGAIDVEHELMNALVHQYRQVAGQDPVIEASPWGTDGGLLTHVGETPAIVFGPGVTEVAHYPNEYILLDNVFSTAEIIALTLIQWCGMETEQDGVTQAGNRETIPGNGN from the coding sequence GTGCCGGATATAAAAAAACGGATTAACCAATGGATAGAGGATCATCGGGAAGAAGGAACAAACCTATTGCAAAAAATGGTACAAGCGCCGAGTACGCAAGGAAATGAAGCAGGGGCACAGGCCATCGTCGCACAAAAGCTGCAGGAAATGGGTTTGCAGATCGATAGTTGGGAACCTGACGGCGGAGAGCTGAAAAAGCATTCTTATTTCTATTCTCCACGCAGTGAATTTTCCAACAGCCCCAATGTGGTAGGTATCATGAAAGGGACTGGAGGCGGACGTTCCATCATTTTGAACGGACACATCGATGTGGTTCCAGATGGAGACCGGGATCAGTGGGACGACGACCCATATAGCGGAGCGATTAAGAATGGAAGAATGTTTGGACGCGGAGTAACCGATATGAAGGGTGGAAATGTATCGCTGATCCTTGCGATGCAGGCATTGAAGGAAAATGGCATCCAATTAAAGGGAGATGTCATTTTTCAAAGTGTGATTGAAGAAGAAAGCGGCGGAGCCGGAACATTAGCGGCCGTCCTGAGGGGATATAAAGCCGATGCCGCCCTGATCCCTGAACCGACGAATATGAGGATCTTCCCGAAACAGCAGGGTTCGATGTGGTTCCGGATCCATGTTAAAGGACGGTCAGCCCATGGCGGAACAAGGTATGAAGGCGTTAGTGCGATTGAAAAAAGCATGACCGTCATCAATCATATTCGTGCCTTGGAAGACAAGCGAAATGCACGTATCAGTGATCCGCTTTATCAGAACACGCCTATTCCGATTCCAATCAATCTAGGTGTCATTGAAGGCGGTAATTGGCCGTCATCCGTTCCCGACCTTGTGAAAATCGAAGGAAGGATGGGCGTTGCACCGGAGGAAACGATGGAGCAGGCGAAAGACGAAATGGCTGCCTGGTTATTGCAACTGGGGGAAGTGGACCAATGGTTCAAGGAAAACCCGCCCGTATTGGAATGGTTCGGGGCACGCTGGGTTCCAGGAGCAATTGATGTAGAGCATGAACTGATGAATGCGCTTGTTCATCAATATCGGCAAGTGGCCGGACAGGACCCTGTCATAGAAGCATCCCCTTGGGGAACGGATGGGGGATTGCTGACACATGTCGGTGAAACGCCTGCAATCGTTTTCGGGCCAGGAGTAACCGAGGTTGCCCACTATCCAAATGAATACATCCTGCTCGACAACGTATTCTCCACAGCGGAGATCATTGCCCTTACTTTAATTCAATGGTGCGGAATGGAGACTGAGCAGGATGGGGTCACCCAGGCCGGGAATAGGGAGACGATACCAGGCAATGGCAATTAA
- a CDS encoding DUF7010 family protein: protein MQYYYSMYDITVDERKLMMKEAFRGSGIGVIFMAFFGTLWAGIGVMGLQGWGFPYVELAAILVGIIMVIGGISLIHASQKMSNQVSENGARRLKRIGFLFNMVFIAEGLLIGIAIAICNLINQTDLIPGVIAIIVGIHFLPLASLFQIKIYYATGALLCLLALITLLIVPDTVMFGEHQILAPLSLLGFGCALILWTTGLTLWLRIKNSSRTLANED, encoded by the coding sequence GTGCAATACTATTATTCTATGTACGATATTACTGTGGATGAAAGGAAACTGATGATGAAAGAGGCGTTTCGCGGTTCTGGAATTGGAGTCATTTTCATGGCATTCTTCGGTACACTTTGGGCTGGTATTGGTGTAATGGGATTGCAGGGGTGGGGGTTTCCCTATGTGGAACTCGCAGCCATACTCGTAGGAATCATAATGGTTATCGGCGGCATTTCATTAATTCATGCATCACAAAAAATGTCCAATCAAGTTTCGGAAAATGGGGCTAGGCGTCTTAAGCGTATCGGATTTTTGTTTAATATGGTCTTCATTGCCGAAGGTTTGCTGATCGGGATTGCCATTGCCATCTGTAACTTGATCAATCAGACCGATCTTATACCGGGAGTCATCGCCATTATTGTCGGGATTCATTTTTTACCTTTGGCCTCACTTTTCCAAATCAAGATCTACTATGCAACAGGAGCACTTCTCTGTTTATTAGCGCTTATCACATTGCTTATTGTGCCAGATACTGTCATGTTTGGAGAGCATCAAATCCTTGCACCGTTATCCTTGCTCGGCTTTGGATGCGCGCTAATTCTCTGGACCACTGGACTTACGCTATGGCTTAGAATAAAGAATTCAAGTCGAACGCTAGCCAATGAAGATTGA